Proteins from a genomic interval of Ptychodera flava strain L36383 chromosome 7, AS_Pfla_20210202, whole genome shotgun sequence:
- the LOC139136477 gene encoding uncharacterized protein produces MDRSICLHNGHYQLKLPWQFDTPTLPNNKQLAEKRLHLLKRRLLKDDTLLERYSSTMEDYISQGHARRVPKENVVVKDQPVWYLPHHPVTNPNKPDKCRVVFDCAAKYGGTSLNDQLLQGPDMTNSLIGVLLRFRQDPVALVADIKQMFHQVRVDPSDCDVLRFLWWPNGDLTKDPIDHQMLVHLFGATSSPSCASYAPRRTADDNRASVYDPLGLVAPFILPAKQILQQLSKIGYNWDEKVPEEYLAGWQRWYNGILLLRDIAIPRCYKPPHFGRLESVELHHFSDASMEGYGVASYLRLVDVNGSIHCCLIVGKSRVAPMKTVTIPRLELTAATVSAKISKQLREELQLPIHQEQFWTDSTIVLQYIRNSTRRFQTFVANRLQLIHDASTPSQWHHVPSELNPADCASRGIQLDHINGRLLQLWYEGPQFLWQPRSSWPTEPTDLPEIPEDDKELKKAKVYTMQKNTSIDDSDSLESLMYRCSSWYKLQKSVAWLLWYKRYLSTKY; encoded by the exons ATGGATCGCTCTATTTGTTTGCATAATGGACATTATCAACTGAAACTCCCATGGCAGTTTGATACACCCACATTACCGAACAACAAACAGTTGGCCGAGAAGAGACTACACTTGCTAAAGAGACGCCTTCTTAAAGATGACACACTACTTGAAAGATATTCATCAACTATGGAGGATTATATTTCGCAAGGCCATGCAAGGAGAGTCCCTAAAGAAAACGTTGTGGTAAAAGATCAACCTGTATGGTACTTACCTCACCATCCGGTAACTAACCCTAACAAACCAGACAAATGTAGAGTTGTTTTTGATTGTGCAGCCAAATATGGTGGTACATCTCTGAATGATCAGCTCCTTCAAGGCCCAGATATGACAAATTCTCTCATTGGAGTCCTACTTCGGTTTCGACAGGATCCAGTAGCACTTGTAGCTGACATAAAACAAATGTTTCACCAAGTACGAGTTGATCCATCAGACTGTGATGTCTTGAGATTTCTGTGGTGGCCCAATGGTGATTTAACCAAAGATCCTATCGACCATCAAATGTTAGTTCATCTATTTGGCGCAACTTCATCACCAAGCTGTGCATCGTATGCTCCCAGAAGAACAGCAGATGACAACAGAG CTTCTGTCTATGATCCCCTTGGCTTAGTTGCACCATTTATCCTACCAGCAAAGCAAATTCTCCAACAGCTAAGTAAAATTGGTTACAACTGGGATGAAAAGGTACCAGAAGAGTATCTCGCTGGTTGGCAGAGATGGTACAACGGAATACTTCTACTCAGAGATATTGCTATTCCAAGATGCTACAAACCCCCACACTTCGGAAGACTAGAAAGTGTTGAACTTCATCATTTCTCAGATGCATCCATGGAAGGATACGGTGTTGCATCATATCTTCGCCTCGTAGATGTCAATGGTAGcatacattgttgtctcataGTGGGAAAGTCTAGAGTTGCTCCCATGAAGACTGTGACAATTCCAAGACTAGAGCTGACAGCTGCAACTGTGTCTGCGAAAATCAGCAAACAACTTCGTGAAGAATTACAACTACCAATACATCAGGAGCAGTTCTGGACAGACTCTACCATAGTACTGCAGTACATTCGCAACTCAACGAGGAGGTTCCAAACATTCGTTGCTAATCGTCTACAATTGATTCACGATGCATCGACACCAAGCCAATGGCATCATGTACCATCTGAGCTGAATCCTGCAGATTGTGCATCACGTGGTATACAACTTGACCATATCAATGGTAGATTATTGCAGTTATGGTATGAAGGTCCACAGTTTTTGTGGCAACCACGGTCAAGCTGGCCAACCGAACCTACTGATTTACCAGAAATTCCTGAAGATGACAAAGAACTGAAGAAAGCCAAAGTTTATACAATGCAGAAGAACACCTCTATTGATGATTCAGACAGCCTTGAATCCTTAATGTACAGATGTTCATCATGGTATAAACTTCAAAAATCAGTCGCTTGGTTACTATGGTACAAAAGGTATCTATCcaccaaatattga